Proteins found in one Vulpes vulpes isolate BD-2025 chromosome 13, VulVul3, whole genome shotgun sequence genomic segment:
- the CA3 gene encoding carbonic anhydrase 3, translating into MAKEWGYASHNGPDHWHELYPIAKGDNQSPIELHTKDIRHDPSLLPWSASYDPGSCKTILNNGKTCRVVFDDTYDRSMLRGGPLTGPYRLRQFHLHWGSSDDHGSEHTVDGVKYAAELHLVHWNPKYNTFGEALKQPDGIAVVGIFLKIGREKGEFQLFLDALDKVKTKGKEAPFTNFDPSCLFPACRDYWTYHGSFTTPPCEECIVWLLLKEPMTVSSDQMAKLRSLFSSAENEPPVPLVGNWRPPQPIKGRVVKASFK; encoded by the exons ATGGCCAAGGAGTGGGGCTACGCCAGCCACAACG GTCCTGACCACTGGCATGAACTTTACCCCATTGCCAAGGGAGACAACCAGTCGCCCATCGAACTGCATACTAAAGACATCAGGCATGACCCTTCTCTGCTGCCGTGGTCAGCCTCTTATGATCCTGGCTCTTGCAAGACCATCTTGAACAATGGGAAGACCTGCAGGGTTGTGTTTGATGATACTTATGATCGGTCAA TGCTGAGGGGTGGTCCTCTCACTGGACCCTACCGGCTTCGCCAGTTCCATCTTCACTGGGGCTCCTCCGATGATCACGGCTCTGAGCACACCGTGGATGGAGTCAAGTATGCAGCAGAG CTTCATTTGGTTCACTGGAATCCAAAGTATAACACTTTTGGAGAAGCTCTCAAGCAACCTGACGGGATAGCTGTGGTTGGTATTTTTCTGAAG ATAGGACGTGAGAAGGGCGAGTTCCAGCTGTTCCTGGATGCATTGGACAAAGTTAAgacaaag GGCAAGGAGGCGCCCTTCACAAATTTTGACCCATCCTGCCTGTTCCCGGCCTGCCGGGACTACTGGACCTACCACGGCTCCTTCACCACACCGCCCTGCGAGGAGTGCATCGTGTGGCTCCTGCTGAAGGAGCCCATGACTGTGAGCTCCGACCAG ATGGCAAAGCTGCGGAGCCTCTTCTCCAGTGCTGAGAATGAACCCCCAGTGCCCCTGGTGGGGAACTGGCGCCCTCCCCAGCCTATAAAGGGCAGGGTGGTGAAAGCCTCCTTCAAATGA